Proteins co-encoded in one Octopus bimaculoides isolate UCB-OBI-ISO-001 chromosome 9, ASM119413v2, whole genome shotgun sequence genomic window:
- the LOC106868253 gene encoding uncharacterized protein LOC106868253 isoform X1, translating into MLFNFRNVSIMARTSYSEKELFTRLRSSSPSSLSFQGIFSEIKSGKVLGYQLQVKIENEQLTITSYSTEGRSKAETISLSHVCLDIFDEETRRFCIHFKNGGLRVFQLCVNKSTSPNYTWRDLVTVIRRLSVRKVKPLVGKSVELSTRITCSETAPGALFSRHHIDQNIIFEYFFVELNLKGIGINQLYLGLTDEFFLTASQTLNYLTLQEQIPLQNVTIFIISHTFRRIGIFIRNDTFRIFEMCNFSEKDKNLIYWNQLVDIINLKDQEAPTVKHTCSDKSLLTTIRSKDSGVNTDGNNNIYFGDSEDQPDIDLLTDIQYLFELREDERYSSTFTDKKPQYFVGAFWNTSHEATRNSMLRKWASCPEIHKCAPVSRNMVEMVPSITKSSSFTFLGSDNENLNLHIQCSYDKFIDEINDNTLLALSRKIMLVQGYKKDIKKLWFSQEKIRDYKYYTKETNQFSPYRNRSNSVDVLNYVRKFEKRNKVNLAERMSIYSLKLPTKLLSTKRPRIITKRLSNIEAEHLACELTYINKILLLKVRIDDVQSINSQCISEMYANNSLVIWMTFSEQMRNMVVAEVVIQKDMLERLQAMRYFMKVAIVCWKIQNFNTTANILCAFHSPAIYNLKKAWDCFKMKYPFTYHSFQKLSSVFFEDNCRSYRNAFRKAIDNPPYIPWISHFLNHTIIPTWKTYVHGWKKNRIRNLLNEKLQPLQCRRYITNSNLYISELTKTRSYKDWRNMSDPTIKQSIKGPKTNEENNLVNTTQHKVSYKEFFPEVNKYHMDIKDIDIQNAEGSYKKTTTQKLNKAELNLALGQIKHGIVSDDLTNKKAYRFRTHYQVQRYQLKSSDEKRGKSTSTKSKTDSSPTTSTSDNMPKSTSTSNANGEESISIASSFSLPTENINKSSVPNNKGKTNQIEKRNEANDQEVDENISASFVVSQNTKEGQITGGKRVLSATNSDSSDYREVVEISQEYVKENDTQNICKTLPKLSFSQSSVLNENANKLVPTMRRRSETCFHVVYQHPLSMNENMSEPEYFQGVSVSSSIEKLSRTLPDISAEKLSFENISKEVSIFQKYPEKTNSLKHNHEEDGVLEHDYEESHAIEQVSKEIGVFHTISEQGSILKNIPGEDCDLQAISGEVKPFNNVSDEVSIAEKFQEVSCAFKHLRDEIIALENLPEEANVLENILNESDAFDKIRDVAGALEMFVKEVGCFEMLLLKEDAFEKIREIADVVKTIVEEVSGYKNACKQVTDNISNTLVNEASRDVNKQINEKQENRLCEVPLKLSYSKSSISSKSSAKSVSYISSKRHFKNINEKDGKDQSVRFNISKSNISTKMTSEISSRSMSDVRKPRSASFRSSNESVKSNPTAPCVQASKTKPLKRNIPQNSIQKKKLKKSDEKTEANTKKENILQAKNIHTKQRVLNTEKKASNSTGGERCCKCGAETDSNLNKEDHIVQNSNRSALNLRDKMRSKIREILMKKYKGNCSTTNLDQTLYNFYKLKGGKSCSAAYFDLWKCSLCGCDVCIYADLPQSLLLCFQKAANCYNFQSQYNVRMFLKSYIFTEMEKLFTESKN; encoded by the exons ATGCTATTTAATTTTCGAAACGTTTCCATCATGGCAAGAACTTCATATTCTGAAAAGGAATTGTTCACTCGTTTAAGAAGTTCTTCTCCAAGCAGTCTTTCGTTTCAAGGCATATTCTCGGAAATAAAATCGGGGAAGGTCTTAGGTTATCAACTACAAGTGAAGATAGAAAATGAGCAATTAACAATTACATCTTATTCCACAGAAGGTCGTTCTAAAGCAGAAACTATTTCACTATCACATGTTTGCCTGGATATCTTTGATGAAGAGACACGAAGattttgtatacattttaaaaatggCGGATTAAGAGTATTTCAATTGTGTGTCAATAAATCGACGTCTCCAAATTATACCTGGCGAGATCTAGTCACTGTTATAAGACGACTCTCCGTCCGTAAGGTAAAACCCTTGGTTGGCAAATCTGTTGAGCTTTCAACTCGTATTACTTGCTCGGAAACAGCACCGGGAGCGCTTTTCTCTCGTCATCATATTGATCAgaatattatatttgaatatttcttcgTCGAACTTAATCTCAAAGGTATAGGAATTAATCAGTTGTACCTTGGTCTCACAGACGAGTTTTTTCTTACAGCATCGCAGACTTTGAATTACTTGACACTTCAAGAACAGATTCCTTTACAAAATGTCACAATTTTTATAATAAGCCATACTTTTCGAAGAATAGGTATTTTTATAAGAAATGACACTTTCAGAATATTCGAAATGTGTAATTTtagtgaaaaagacaaaaacctGATATACTGGAATCAGCTCGTTGATATTATAAACTTAAAAGATCAAGAGGCACCAACCGTTAAACACACATGTTCAGATAAATCCTTATTAACCACTATCCGTTCTAAAGATTCAGGTGTAAACACAGACGGGAATAATAACATCTATTTCGGTGATTCAGAAGATCAACCAGATATTGATTTATTAACAGATATTCAATATCTATTTGAActtcgagaggatgaaaggtattCTTCAACGTTTACCGATAAAAAGCCGCAATACTTTGTTGGTGCTTTTTGGAATACGTCACACGAAGCTACTCGCAATTCTATGTTGCGTAAATGGGCATCCTGCCCAGAAATTCACAAATGTGCTCCAGTGTCAAGGAATATGGTTGAAATGGTGCCTAGTATAACAAAATCatcttcttttacatttttaggCAGTGACAACGAAAACTTGAATCTTCACATTCAATGTTCCTACGATAAATTTATAGACGAAATCAACGATAACACCTTGTTGGCCTTGAGTAGAAAGATCATGCTAGTGCAAGGTTATAAAAAGGATATTAAAAAG cTATGGTTTTCTCAAGAGAAAATTCGAGATTACAAATATTATACCAAAGAAACAAATCA ATTTTCGCCATATCGGAACAGATCAAATTCTGTTGACGTTTTAAACTACGTAAGAAAATTTG aaaaaagaaacaaagtgaaCCTTGCTGAAAGAATGtcaatatattcattgaaattgCCTACCAAATTACTTAGCACTAAAAGACCACG GATAATAACAAAGAGATTATCAAATATCGAAGCAGAACATTTAGCATGTGAATTGACTTACATAAATAAGATACTTCTTTTGAAAGTAAGGATAGATGATGTACAGAGTATAAACTCCCAATGTATTTCAGAG ATGTACGCAAATAACAGTCTGGTAATATGGATGACGTTCTCAGAACAAATGAGGAATATGGTTGTTGCAGAAGTGGTCATTCAAAAAGATATGCTTGAAAGATTACAAGCCATGCGCTATTTCATGAAG gtTGCCATTGTTTGTTGGAAGATACAAAACTTCAATACGACAGCCAACATACTTTGTGCTTTTCACTCCCCAGCAATTTATAACCTGAAGAAAGCATGGGACTGTTTCAAGATGAAATATCCCTTCACATATCA TTCGTTTCAGAAACTTTCATCCGTTTTCTTCGAAGATAATTGTCGATCCTACCGCAATGCATTTAGAAAAGCTATTGATAATCCACCGTACATTCCATGGATTTCCCATTTTTTAAACCACACAATAATTCCAACATGGAAAACTTACGTACATGGTTGGAAGAAAAACCGAATCCGAAATTTACTAAATGAGAAACTACAACCACTTCAATGTAGAAGATACATAACTAATTCAAACTTGTATATCTCAGAGTTAACCAAAACCCGAAGTTATAAAGATTGGAGGAATATGAGTGACCCGACGATAAAGCAATCTATCAAAGGTCCAAAAACTAATGAAGAAAATAATCTTGTAAATACAACTCAACATAAAGTATCATATAAAGAATTTTTTCCGGAAGTTAATAAATATCACATGGATATCAAGGACATAGATATCCAGAATGCAGAAGGttcatataaaaaaacaacaactcaaaAATTGAATAAAGCAGAGTTAAATCTCGCTTTAGGTCAAATAAAACATGGGATTGTATCCGACGATTTAACTAACAAAAAAGCCTATCGATTTCGCACTCATTATCAAGTACAACGTTATCAATTAAAATCCAGCGACGAAAAAAGAGGAAAATCAACTTCTACAAAATCCAAAACAGATTCTTCTCCGACGACAAGTACTTCAGATAATATGCCAAAATCTACGTCGACCAGTAACGCAAACGGTGAAGAAAGTATTTCAATCGCATCAAGTTTTAGTTTGccaacagaaaatataaacaaatcgaGTGTTccaaataataaaggaaaaacaaatcaaatagaAAAACGTAACGAAGCCAATGATCAGGAAGTGGACGAAAATATCTCTGCATCGTTTGTTGTAAGTCAAAACACAAAAGAAGGGCAAATAACTGGTGGTAAGCGAGTGCTTTCAGCAACAAACTCTGACAGCAGTGATTACAGGGAGGTTGTTGAAATTTCTCAAGAATATGTTAAAGAGAATGatacacaaaatatatgcaaaacCCTTCCGAAATTAAGTTTCTCTCAATCAAGCGTTTTGAATGAGAATGCTAACAAATTAGTTCCGACAATGAGACGAAGGAGTGAAACttgttttcatgttgtttaccaGCACCCTTTGTCAATGAATGAAAACATGAGCGAGCCAGAATACTTTCAAGGCGTTTCAGTGTCTTCATCGATAGAAAAACTCAGTAGAACATTACCAGATATTTCAGCAGAAAAGTTATCTTTCGAAAATATTAGTAAAGAAGTtagtatttttcaaaaatatcctGAAAAAACAAACTCTTTAAAACACAATCATGAAGAAGATGGCGTTTTAGAACATGATTATGAAGAATCTCATGCCATAGAACAAGTTTCTAAAGAAATTGGCGTTTTCCATACAATTTCCGAGCAAGgtagtattttgaaaaatattcctGGAGAAGATTGTGATCTTCAAGCAATTTCTGGTGAAGTTAAACCTTTCAATAATGTCTCCGACGAAGTGAGTATTGCCGAAAAGTTTCAGGAAGTATCCTGTGCTTTCAAACACCTTCGCGATGAAATTATTGCATTGGAAAATTTGCCGGAAGAAGCCAATGTTTTAGAAAACATTCTTAACGAAAGTGATGCTTTCGATAAAATCCGTGACGTGGCCGGTGCTTTAGAAATGTTTGTCAAAGAAGTCGGTTGTTTCGAAATGCTTCTTCTCAAAGAAGACGCCTTCGAGAAAATTCGTGAAATAGCCGATGTTGTGAAAACAATTGTTGAAGAAGTTAGTGGCTATAAAAATGCTTGTAAACAAGTTACTGATAACATCTCGAATACATTAGTAAATGAGGCAagtagagatgtaaacaaacaaattaatgagAAACAGGAGAATAGACTATGTGAAGTTCCTTTGAAATTGAGTTACTCTAAGTCAAGTATTTCCAGTAAGAGTAGTGCTAAGTCAGTGAGTTACATATCaagtaaaagacattttaaaaatatcaacgAGAAAGATGGTAAGGACCAGTCTGTTAGATTTAATATTTCCAAGtcaaatatttcaacaaagaTGACAAGTGAAATATCAAGTCGCTCGATGAGTGATGTAAGGAAACCTCGCTCAGCTTCTTTTAGATCATCCAATGAATCAGTTAAAAGTAATCCCACAGCTCCATGTGTCCAGGCATCGAAGACTAAACCGCTTAAGAGAAATATTCCTCAAAATTCTATTCAAAAGAAGAAGCTGAAAAAGAGTGACGAGAAAACAGAAGCGAACAccaaaaaagagaatatattgcAAGCGAAAAACATACATACG AAACAAAGAGTattaaacacagagaaaaaagcaTCTAACAGTACCGGTGGCGAAAGATGTTGCAAATGCGGCGCTGAAACAGATTCAAACTTAAACAAAG aGGATCACATTGTTCAAAATTCGAACCGCTCCGCCCTGAATCTACGGGATAAAATGAGATCAAAGATAAGGGAAATACTTATGAAAAAGTACAAAGGGAATTGTTCAACTACCAATCTTGATCAGACTTTATATAACTTCTATAAACTCAAAGGTGGGAAAAGCTGTTCTGCAGCATATTTCGATCTCTGGAAATGCTCACTGTGTGGTTGTGATGTTTGTATCTATGCTGATCTCCCTCAGTCTTTACTTCTATGTTTTCAGAAAGCAGCAAACTGTTACAACTTTCAAAGTCAATATAACGTAAGAATGTTTCTGAAATCCTACATTTTCACAGAAATGGAAAAATTGTTTACCGAAAGTAAAAATTAA
- the LOC106868253 gene encoding uncharacterized protein LOC106868253 isoform X2 — MLFNFRNVSIMARTSYSEKELFTRLRSSSPSSLSFQGIFSEIKSGKVLGYQLQVKIENEQLTITSYSTEGRSKAETISLSHVCLDIFDEETRRFCIHFKNGGLRVFQLCVNKSTSPNYTWRDLVTVIRRLSVRKVKPLVGKSVELSTRITCSETAPGALFSRHHIDQNIIFEYFFVELNLKGSDNENLNLHIQCSYDKFIDEINDNTLLALSRKIMLVQGYKKDIKKLWFSQEKIRDYKYYTKETNQFSPYRNRSNSVDVLNYVRKFEKRNKVNLAERMSIYSLKLPTKLLSTKRPRIITKRLSNIEAEHLACELTYINKILLLKVRIDDVQSINSQCISEMYANNSLVIWMTFSEQMRNMVVAEVVIQKDMLERLQAMRYFMKVAIVCWKIQNFNTTANILCAFHSPAIYNLKKAWDCFKMKYPFTYHSFQKLSSVFFEDNCRSYRNAFRKAIDNPPYIPWISHFLNHTIIPTWKTYVHGWKKNRIRNLLNEKLQPLQCRRYITNSNLYISELTKTRSYKDWRNMSDPTIKQSIKGPKTNEENNLVNTTQHKVSYKEFFPEVNKYHMDIKDIDIQNAEGSYKKTTTQKLNKAELNLALGQIKHGIVSDDLTNKKAYRFRTHYQVQRYQLKSSDEKRGKSTSTKSKTDSSPTTSTSDNMPKSTSTSNANGEESISIASSFSLPTENINKSSVPNNKGKTNQIEKRNEANDQEVDENISASFVVSQNTKEGQITGGKRVLSATNSDSSDYREVVEISQEYVKENDTQNICKTLPKLSFSQSSVLNENANKLVPTMRRRSETCFHVVYQHPLSMNENMSEPEYFQGVSVSSSIEKLSRTLPDISAEKLSFENISKEVSIFQKYPEKTNSLKHNHEEDGVLEHDYEESHAIEQVSKEIGVFHTISEQGSILKNIPGEDCDLQAISGEVKPFNNVSDEVSIAEKFQEVSCAFKHLRDEIIALENLPEEANVLENILNESDAFDKIRDVAGALEMFVKEVGCFEMLLLKEDAFEKIREIADVVKTIVEEVSGYKNACKQVTDNISNTLVNEASRDVNKQINEKQENRLCEVPLKLSYSKSSISSKSSAKSVSYISSKRHFKNINEKDGKDQSVRFNISKSNISTKMTSEISSRSMSDVRKPRSASFRSSNESVKSNPTAPCVQASKTKPLKRNIPQNSIQKKKLKKSDEKTEANTKKENILQAKNIHTKQRVLNTEKKASNSTGGERCCKCGAETDSNLNKEDHIVQNSNRSALNLRDKMRSKIREILMKKYKGNCSTTNLDQTLYNFYKLKGGKSCSAAYFDLWKCSLCGCDVCIYADLPQSLLLCFQKAANCYNFQSQYNVRMFLKSYIFTEMEKLFTESKN; from the exons ATGCTATTTAATTTTCGAAACGTTTCCATCATGGCAAGAACTTCATATTCTGAAAAGGAATTGTTCACTCGTTTAAGAAGTTCTTCTCCAAGCAGTCTTTCGTTTCAAGGCATATTCTCGGAAATAAAATCGGGGAAGGTCTTAGGTTATCAACTACAAGTGAAGATAGAAAATGAGCAATTAACAATTACATCTTATTCCACAGAAGGTCGTTCTAAAGCAGAAACTATTTCACTATCACATGTTTGCCTGGATATCTTTGATGAAGAGACACGAAGattttgtatacattttaaaaatggCGGATTAAGAGTATTTCAATTGTGTGTCAATAAATCGACGTCTCCAAATTATACCTGGCGAGATCTAGTCACTGTTATAAGACGACTCTCCGTCCGTAAGGTAAAACCCTTGGTTGGCAAATCTGTTGAGCTTTCAACTCGTATTACTTGCTCGGAAACAGCACCGGGAGCGCTTTTCTCTCGTCATCATATTGATCAgaatattatatttgaatatttcttcgTCGAACTTAATCTCAAAG gCAGTGACAACGAAAACTTGAATCTTCACATTCAATGTTCCTACGATAAATTTATAGACGAAATCAACGATAACACCTTGTTGGCCTTGAGTAGAAAGATCATGCTAGTGCAAGGTTATAAAAAGGATATTAAAAAG cTATGGTTTTCTCAAGAGAAAATTCGAGATTACAAATATTATACCAAAGAAACAAATCA ATTTTCGCCATATCGGAACAGATCAAATTCTGTTGACGTTTTAAACTACGTAAGAAAATTTG aaaaaagaaacaaagtgaaCCTTGCTGAAAGAATGtcaatatattcattgaaattgCCTACCAAATTACTTAGCACTAAAAGACCACG GATAATAACAAAGAGATTATCAAATATCGAAGCAGAACATTTAGCATGTGAATTGACTTACATAAATAAGATACTTCTTTTGAAAGTAAGGATAGATGATGTACAGAGTATAAACTCCCAATGTATTTCAGAG ATGTACGCAAATAACAGTCTGGTAATATGGATGACGTTCTCAGAACAAATGAGGAATATGGTTGTTGCAGAAGTGGTCATTCAAAAAGATATGCTTGAAAGATTACAAGCCATGCGCTATTTCATGAAG gtTGCCATTGTTTGTTGGAAGATACAAAACTTCAATACGACAGCCAACATACTTTGTGCTTTTCACTCCCCAGCAATTTATAACCTGAAGAAAGCATGGGACTGTTTCAAGATGAAATATCCCTTCACATATCA TTCGTTTCAGAAACTTTCATCCGTTTTCTTCGAAGATAATTGTCGATCCTACCGCAATGCATTTAGAAAAGCTATTGATAATCCACCGTACATTCCATGGATTTCCCATTTTTTAAACCACACAATAATTCCAACATGGAAAACTTACGTACATGGTTGGAAGAAAAACCGAATCCGAAATTTACTAAATGAGAAACTACAACCACTTCAATGTAGAAGATACATAACTAATTCAAACTTGTATATCTCAGAGTTAACCAAAACCCGAAGTTATAAAGATTGGAGGAATATGAGTGACCCGACGATAAAGCAATCTATCAAAGGTCCAAAAACTAATGAAGAAAATAATCTTGTAAATACAACTCAACATAAAGTATCATATAAAGAATTTTTTCCGGAAGTTAATAAATATCACATGGATATCAAGGACATAGATATCCAGAATGCAGAAGGttcatataaaaaaacaacaactcaaaAATTGAATAAAGCAGAGTTAAATCTCGCTTTAGGTCAAATAAAACATGGGATTGTATCCGACGATTTAACTAACAAAAAAGCCTATCGATTTCGCACTCATTATCAAGTACAACGTTATCAATTAAAATCCAGCGACGAAAAAAGAGGAAAATCAACTTCTACAAAATCCAAAACAGATTCTTCTCCGACGACAAGTACTTCAGATAATATGCCAAAATCTACGTCGACCAGTAACGCAAACGGTGAAGAAAGTATTTCAATCGCATCAAGTTTTAGTTTGccaacagaaaatataaacaaatcgaGTGTTccaaataataaaggaaaaacaaatcaaatagaAAAACGTAACGAAGCCAATGATCAGGAAGTGGACGAAAATATCTCTGCATCGTTTGTTGTAAGTCAAAACACAAAAGAAGGGCAAATAACTGGTGGTAAGCGAGTGCTTTCAGCAACAAACTCTGACAGCAGTGATTACAGGGAGGTTGTTGAAATTTCTCAAGAATATGTTAAAGAGAATGatacacaaaatatatgcaaaacCCTTCCGAAATTAAGTTTCTCTCAATCAAGCGTTTTGAATGAGAATGCTAACAAATTAGTTCCGACAATGAGACGAAGGAGTGAAACttgttttcatgttgtttaccaGCACCCTTTGTCAATGAATGAAAACATGAGCGAGCCAGAATACTTTCAAGGCGTTTCAGTGTCTTCATCGATAGAAAAACTCAGTAGAACATTACCAGATATTTCAGCAGAAAAGTTATCTTTCGAAAATATTAGTAAAGAAGTtagtatttttcaaaaatatcctGAAAAAACAAACTCTTTAAAACACAATCATGAAGAAGATGGCGTTTTAGAACATGATTATGAAGAATCTCATGCCATAGAACAAGTTTCTAAAGAAATTGGCGTTTTCCATACAATTTCCGAGCAAGgtagtattttgaaaaatattcctGGAGAAGATTGTGATCTTCAAGCAATTTCTGGTGAAGTTAAACCTTTCAATAATGTCTCCGACGAAGTGAGTATTGCCGAAAAGTTTCAGGAAGTATCCTGTGCTTTCAAACACCTTCGCGATGAAATTATTGCATTGGAAAATTTGCCGGAAGAAGCCAATGTTTTAGAAAACATTCTTAACGAAAGTGATGCTTTCGATAAAATCCGTGACGTGGCCGGTGCTTTAGAAATGTTTGTCAAAGAAGTCGGTTGTTTCGAAATGCTTCTTCTCAAAGAAGACGCCTTCGAGAAAATTCGTGAAATAGCCGATGTTGTGAAAACAATTGTTGAAGAAGTTAGTGGCTATAAAAATGCTTGTAAACAAGTTACTGATAACATCTCGAATACATTAGTAAATGAGGCAagtagagatgtaaacaaacaaattaatgagAAACAGGAGAATAGACTATGTGAAGTTCCTTTGAAATTGAGTTACTCTAAGTCAAGTATTTCCAGTAAGAGTAGTGCTAAGTCAGTGAGTTACATATCaagtaaaagacattttaaaaatatcaacgAGAAAGATGGTAAGGACCAGTCTGTTAGATTTAATATTTCCAAGtcaaatatttcaacaaagaTGACAAGTGAAATATCAAGTCGCTCGATGAGTGATGTAAGGAAACCTCGCTCAGCTTCTTTTAGATCATCCAATGAATCAGTTAAAAGTAATCCCACAGCTCCATGTGTCCAGGCATCGAAGACTAAACCGCTTAAGAGAAATATTCCTCAAAATTCTATTCAAAAGAAGAAGCTGAAAAAGAGTGACGAGAAAACAGAAGCGAACAccaaaaaagagaatatattgcAAGCGAAAAACATACATACG AAACAAAGAGTattaaacacagagaaaaaagcaTCTAACAGTACCGGTGGCGAAAGATGTTGCAAATGCGGCGCTGAAACAGATTCAAACTTAAACAAAG aGGATCACATTGTTCAAAATTCGAACCGCTCCGCCCTGAATCTACGGGATAAAATGAGATCAAAGATAAGGGAAATACTTATGAAAAAGTACAAAGGGAATTGTTCAACTACCAATCTTGATCAGACTTTATATAACTTCTATAAACTCAAAGGTGGGAAAAGCTGTTCTGCAGCATATTTCGATCTCTGGAAATGCTCACTGTGTGGTTGTGATGTTTGTATCTATGCTGATCTCCCTCAGTCTTTACTTCTATGTTTTCAGAAAGCAGCAAACTGTTACAACTTTCAAAGTCAATATAACGTAAGAATGTTTCTGAAATCCTACATTTTCACAGAAATGGAAAAATTGTTTACCGAAAGTAAAAATTAA